A single genomic interval of Rhodopseudomonas palustris harbors:
- a CDS encoding efflux transporter outer membrane subunit: MSTTLRYLGRAARLVVASALVAASGGCILTQDLPDPALDLPNRYKAASRTAVEKPPALDWWRGFRSAELTQLMEEAQTVNLDVAAAVARIRQADAQARITGAALLPSLSGSGNGSQVKTSGSNISNTTIAGRRYSTYSSSLSASYEIDFWGKNHDAALAAEETATANRFDRDTVMLTTMASVANAYFQVLAAQDRIRTAEGNIKSASRILDAIKQRLKAGTGTDLDVAQQESVLANQRAALPPLRLTLAQNVNALATLVARPPESVKIAGGSLTRLSSPRVTTGLPSDLLTQRPDIRRQEAQLASATANVGSARAQFFPTIQLTAQGGYQSAALASLFTPQATFSNIAAGLTQPIFDGGRIQGNFDLTQAQQEELLQTYRKTVVSAFADVDNALESIKQNTERLRLQREVVASSRRAFDLAEQQLRAGTSDIVTVLNTQLTLFQAEDALIQTQLARFQAIVSLFQALGGGWEPKMERTADAL; the protein is encoded by the coding sequence ATGAGCACCACACTTCGCTACCTTGGCCGCGCAGCCCGACTGGTGGTGGCCTCGGCGCTGGTCGCTGCGTCCGGCGGCTGCATCCTGACGCAAGATCTGCCCGATCCCGCGCTCGACCTGCCGAATCGCTACAAGGCTGCGTCGCGGACGGCGGTCGAGAAGCCGCCGGCGCTGGATTGGTGGCGCGGCTTCCGGTCGGCCGAGCTGACGCAACTGATGGAAGAGGCGCAGACCGTCAATCTCGACGTGGCTGCCGCCGTCGCGCGTATCCGCCAGGCGGATGCGCAGGCGCGGATCACCGGCGCGGCACTGCTGCCGAGCCTCAGCGGCAGCGGCAACGGCAGTCAGGTCAAGACATCGGGCTCGAATATCTCGAACACGACGATCGCCGGCCGTCGCTACAGCACCTATTCGTCGTCGCTGAGCGCGTCCTACGAGATCGATTTTTGGGGCAAGAACCACGATGCCGCGCTCGCGGCCGAGGAGACCGCCACCGCGAACCGGTTCGACCGCGATACGGTGATGCTCACCACGATGGCGAGCGTCGCCAACGCGTATTTCCAGGTGCTCGCCGCCCAAGACCGAATTCGCACCGCCGAAGGCAACATCAAGAGCGCCAGCCGGATTCTCGACGCGATCAAGCAGCGGCTCAAAGCCGGCACCGGCACCGATCTCGACGTGGCGCAGCAGGAGAGCGTGCTGGCGAACCAGCGTGCCGCGCTCCCGCCGTTGCGGCTGACGCTGGCGCAGAACGTCAACGCGCTCGCGACGCTGGTGGCGCGCCCGCCGGAGAGCGTGAAGATTGCCGGCGGTTCGCTGACGCGCCTGTCCTCGCCGCGGGTGACGACCGGTCTGCCGTCGGATCTGCTCACCCAGCGGCCCGATATTCGCCGACAGGAGGCGCAGCTCGCCTCGGCAACTGCGAATGTCGGCAGCGCGCGGGCGCAGTTCTTCCCGACCATCCAGCTCACCGCGCAGGGCGGCTATCAGAGCGCGGCACTGGCCTCGCTGTTCACACCGCAGGCGACGTTCTCCAACATTGCCGCGGGGCTGACGCAGCCGATCTTCGATGGCGGCCGCATCCAGGGCAATTTCGATCTGACGCAGGCGCAGCAGGAAGAGCTGCTGCAGACCTATCGGAAGACCGTGGTGTCGGCATTCGCCGACGTCGACAACGCGCTGGAGTCGATCAAGCAGAACACCGAGCGGCTGCGGCTGCAGCGCGAGGTGGTGGCGTCGTCGCGGCGCGCCTTCGATCTCGCCGAGCAGCAGCTTCGCGCCGGCACCAGCGACATCGTCACCGTGTTGAATACACAGCTCACGCTGTTCCAGGCCGAGGACGCGCTGATCCAGACGCAGCTAGCGCGCTTCCAGGCGATCGTCAGTCTGTTTCAGGCACTCGGGGGCGGCTGGGAGCCAAAGATGGAAAGAACAGCCGATGCTCTTTAA
- a CDS encoding efflux RND transporter periplasmic adaptor subunit has product MLFKPDAKDTSGAGPGRKGWGGLLRRRSVSLLLVAVILGGLGFVAWRAVQTKQAERRMPPDLAVPVLAATPKVADVPVYLDGVGSVKPLATVTVRAQVDGKLIAVNFTEGQDVKAGDVLAEIDPAIYQAQYDQAVAKKAQDEAQLANARIDLARYQQLAASNAGSKQQADTQKATVAQLEAQVRSDQAAIDNAAATLSYTKVVAPISGRAGLRQVDKGNIVHASDTTGIVVLTQLQPIAVQFSLPQQQIVRVNAAAAGAPLRVDVFGNDGVTVVDTGTLKGIDNQVDQTTGTVKLKAEFPNAKMQLWPGQFVNVRLKVDTLKQAIVVPVSAVQRGPAGTFSYIIGEDNIVHASPVKVTQQNESEALIAEGLTPADRVVTTGFANLAEGAKVTIGDASQTPTADLAPQKRRRPPGAQGQSGSGEAGEGQGKRRRGEGGQQQAPAAGGTPSSGAPKAP; this is encoded by the coding sequence ATGCTCTTTAAGCCCGATGCGAAGGATACGTCCGGCGCCGGGCCCGGGCGTAAAGGATGGGGCGGGCTGCTGCGGCGACGCAGCGTCTCGCTCTTGCTGGTCGCGGTGATCCTCGGCGGGCTCGGCTTCGTCGCCTGGCGCGCGGTCCAGACCAAGCAGGCCGAGCGCCGGATGCCGCCCGACCTTGCGGTGCCGGTGCTGGCGGCGACGCCGAAGGTTGCCGATGTGCCGGTGTATCTCGACGGCGTCGGCTCGGTGAAGCCGCTCGCCACCGTGACGGTGCGCGCGCAGGTCGACGGCAAGCTGATCGCGGTGAATTTCACCGAGGGCCAGGACGTCAAGGCGGGTGACGTGCTGGCGGAGATCGATCCGGCGATCTATCAGGCGCAATACGATCAGGCCGTCGCCAAGAAGGCGCAGGACGAAGCGCAGCTCGCCAACGCCCGGATCGATCTGGCGCGCTATCAGCAGCTCGCCGCCTCGAATGCCGGCTCCAAGCAGCAGGCCGACACCCAGAAGGCGACGGTGGCGCAGCTCGAGGCGCAGGTGCGGTCGGATCAGGCGGCGATCGACAACGCCGCGGCGACGCTGAGCTACACCAAGGTGGTGGCGCCGATCTCGGGCCGTGCCGGCCTGCGCCAGGTCGACAAGGGCAACATCGTGCACGCCTCCGACACCACCGGCATCGTGGTGCTGACGCAGTTGCAGCCGATCGCGGTGCAGTTCAGTCTGCCGCAGCAACAGATTGTCCGGGTCAATGCGGCTGCCGCAGGTGCACCGCTGCGGGTCGACGTGTTCGGCAATGACGGCGTCACCGTGGTCGATACCGGCACGCTGAAGGGCATCGACAATCAGGTCGACCAGACCACTGGCACGGTGAAGCTCAAGGCCGAATTCCCCAACGCCAAGATGCAGCTCTGGCCGGGCCAGTTCGTCAACGTCCGGCTCAAGGTTGACACATTGAAGCAGGCGATCGTCGTGCCGGTCTCGGCCGTGCAGCGCGGGCCGGCCGGAACGTTCAGCTACATCATTGGCGAGGACAACATCGTTCATGCCAGTCCGGTGAAGGTGACGCAGCAGAACGAAAGCGAGGCCCTGATCGCCGAGGGGCTGACGCCGGCCGACCGGGTCGTGACCACCGGCTTTGCCAATCTGGCCGAAGGCGCCAAGGTGACGATTGGCGATGCAAGCCAGACGCCGACCGCCGATCTCGCGCCGCAGAAGCGACGCCGGCCGCCAGGTGCTCAGGGCCAGAGCGGCAGCGGCGAAGCCGGCGAGGGGCAGGGTAAGCGTCGCCGCGGTGAAGGCGGGCAGCAGCAGGCGCCGGCCGCCGGCGGAACTCCGTCGTCGGGTGCGCCCAAGGCGCCCTGA
- a CDS encoding efflux RND transporter permease subunit codes for MGVSEPFIRRPIATSLLGVALMIGGLLGYLALPVSALPQVDFPTVQVSTQLPGASPDVVASLITAPLERQLGQIPSLTAMTSTSSYGVSQVSLQFDLNRDIDGATQDVQAAINAAAGILPKNLPYPPVYAKVNPADAPVMTLALTSTTVSLRTMSDLADTLMAQRLAQISGVGRVSVLGGLKPAVRVQADLARLAAYGISMEDLRTAIANANVSGPKGSLDGAQQAYTIAANDQIAAADAYRPIIVAYRNGSPVTIGDVAQIVDGLENERTGAWYQGTPSVILDIQRQPGANVIDVVKGIRAEIPRIQRLVPAGVKLTVVSDRTETIRASVHDVQFTLLLSVVLVTLVVLLFLRSMRATIIAGVALPLSLITSFGVMYFMGFSLDNLSLMALTIGTGFVVDDAIVMIENIVRHMEDGESPMEAALKGASEIGFTVISLTMSLIAVFIPLLFMSGLVGRMFREFALTLTIAVVTSAIVSLTLTPMMCSRLLKHARDERQVPGLAAITAWIDRGAEAYHRSLLWVLKHQRATLVVTFLTIAATLVLYAIAPKGFLPLQDTASITAVTEAGPAVSFAEMKARQTETAQAIEADPDVVGVVSVIGAGSVNPTPNVGRLVLTLKPRGDRKSDVGEVIERLKQRVAGIPGMTVYFQAVQDVQISTQASRSQYQYTLTATDAALLSQWANRLLAELRRDPLFRDVSTEAQEGGLRAALDVNRERAGQLGVSVQAINDTLNDAFAQRQISTIYGQANQYRVVLEAMPVYQQDPSILSKLYVPGNAGAQVPISAVAELKRTIAPLAISHQAQFPSVAMSFNLAPDASLGEALKRIETIEKQIGMPSSIVGVFYGDAAEFSKALAGQPWLILAAIVAIYIVLGVLYESYIHPITILSTLPSAGVGAILALMLFGQDLSVIGLIGIILLMGIVKKNAIMMIDFALEAERGQGMSSYEAIVQACRLRFRPIMMTTLAALFGALPLAIESGTGSELRFPLGISIIGGLLLSQLLTLYTTPVIYLALDRINRKLERALPPVPPATPSPPLAGVGEGL; via the coding sequence ATGGGCGTATCCGAGCCGTTCATCCGACGTCCGATCGCGACCTCGCTGCTTGGCGTGGCGCTGATGATCGGCGGTCTGCTCGGCTATTTGGCGCTGCCGGTGTCGGCCCTGCCGCAGGTCGATTTCCCGACCGTGCAGGTGTCGACGCAATTGCCGGGGGCGAGCCCTGATGTGGTGGCGTCGCTGATCACCGCGCCCTTGGAGCGGCAGCTCGGCCAGATTCCGTCGCTGACGGCGATGACATCGACTTCGTCCTATGGCGTCAGCCAGGTGTCGCTGCAGTTCGATCTCAACCGCGATATCGACGGCGCCACTCAGGATGTGCAGGCGGCGATCAATGCGGCTGCCGGCATTCTGCCGAAGAACCTGCCGTATCCGCCGGTTTACGCCAAGGTGAACCCGGCCGACGCGCCGGTGATGACGCTGGCGCTGACCTCGACCACGGTGTCGCTGCGCACCATGAGCGATCTCGCCGACACGCTGATGGCGCAGCGGCTGGCGCAGATCTCTGGCGTCGGCCGGGTCTCCGTCCTTGGCGGGCTGAAGCCGGCCGTGCGGGTGCAGGCCGATCTCGCCCGGCTTGCCGCCTACGGCATCTCGATGGAAGACCTGCGCACGGCGATCGCCAACGCCAACGTATCCGGGCCGAAGGGCTCGCTGGACGGCGCGCAGCAGGCTTACACCATCGCGGCCAACGACCAGATTGCCGCCGCGGATGCCTACCGGCCGATCATCGTGGCGTACCGCAACGGCTCGCCGGTGACGATCGGCGACGTCGCGCAGATCGTCGACGGGCTGGAGAACGAGCGCACCGGCGCCTGGTACCAAGGCACGCCTTCGGTGATCCTCGATATTCAGCGGCAGCCCGGCGCTAACGTCATCGACGTGGTCAAAGGCATCCGCGCCGAGATCCCGCGGATCCAGCGGCTGGTGCCGGCTGGCGTCAAGCTCACCGTGGTCAGTGACCGCACCGAGACGATCCGGGCTTCGGTGCACGACGTGCAGTTCACGCTGCTGCTCAGCGTGGTGCTGGTGACGCTGGTGGTGCTGCTGTTCCTGCGCTCGATGCGCGCCACCATCATTGCCGGCGTGGCGCTGCCGCTGTCGCTGATCACCAGCTTCGGCGTGATGTACTTCATGGGCTTCAGCCTCGACAATCTGTCGCTGATGGCCCTGACGATCGGCACCGGCTTCGTGGTCGACGACGCCATCGTGATGATCGAGAACATCGTCCGTCACATGGAGGACGGCGAGAGCCCGATGGAGGCGGCCCTGAAGGGCGCCAGCGAAATCGGCTTCACCGTGATCTCGCTGACGATGTCGCTGATCGCGGTGTTCATCCCGCTATTGTTCATGTCCGGGCTGGTCGGCCGGATGTTCCGCGAATTCGCCCTGACACTGACGATCGCGGTCGTCACGTCTGCGATCGTATCGCTGACGCTGACACCAATGATGTGTTCGCGGCTGCTCAAGCACGCCCGCGACGAGCGCCAGGTGCCTGGGCTCGCCGCGATCACAGCGTGGATCGATCGCGGCGCCGAGGCCTACCATCGCAGCCTGTTGTGGGTGCTGAAGCATCAGCGTGCGACGCTGGTGGTGACGTTCCTGACCATCGCGGCGACGCTGGTGCTATATGCGATCGCGCCGAAGGGCTTCCTGCCGCTACAGGACACCGCCTCGATCACCGCGGTGACGGAAGCGGGACCGGCGGTGTCGTTCGCCGAGATGAAGGCGCGGCAGACCGAGACCGCGCAGGCGATCGAAGCCGATCCGGACGTCGTCGGCGTGGTGTCGGTGATCGGCGCCGGCTCGGTCAATCCGACGCCGAATGTCGGCCGGCTGGTGCTGACGCTGAAGCCGCGGGGCGACCGAAAGTCCGACGTCGGCGAGGTGATCGAGCGGCTGAAGCAGCGCGTCGCCGGCATCCCCGGCATGACCGTGTACTTCCAGGCCGTGCAGGACGTGCAGATTTCGACCCAGGCCAGCCGCTCGCAATATCAGTACACGCTGACCGCGACTGACGCGGCGCTGCTGTCGCAATGGGCCAATCGGTTGCTCGCCGAGCTGCGCCGCGATCCGCTGTTCCGTGACGTTTCGACCGAAGCGCAGGAGGGCGGCTTGCGGGCGGCGCTCGACGTCAACCGCGAGCGCGCCGGCCAACTCGGCGTCAGCGTTCAGGCGATCAACGACACGCTCAACGACGCCTTCGCCCAGCGGCAGATTTCAACGATCTACGGCCAGGCCAACCAGTACCGCGTCGTGCTGGAAGCGATGCCGGTCTATCAGCAGGACCCGTCGATCCTGTCCAAGCTGTATGTGCCGGGCAATGCCGGCGCCCAGGTGCCGATCTCGGCGGTCGCCGAGTTGAAGCGCACCATCGCGCCGCTGGCGATCTCGCACCAGGCGCAGTTCCCGTCCGTTGCGATGAGCTTCAACCTCGCGCCCGATGCGTCGCTCGGCGAGGCGTTGAAGCGGATCGAGACCATCGAGAAGCAGATCGGGATGCCCAGCAGCATCGTCGGCGTGTTCTATGGCGATGCCGCCGAATTCTCCAAGGCGCTCGCCGGCCAGCCGTGGCTGATCCTGGCCGCGATCGTCGCGATCTACATCGTGCTCGGCGTGCTGTACGAGAGCTACATTCACCCGATCACCATCCTGTCGACGCTGCCGTCGGCCGGCGTCGGCGCGATCCTGGCCCTGATGCTGTTCGGCCAGGATCTGTCGGTGATCGGGCTGATCGGCATCATCCTACTGATGGGCATCGTCAAGAAGAACGCCATCATGATGATCGACTTCGCGCTCGAAGCTGAGCGCGGGCAGGGGATGTCGTCCTACGAGGCGATCGTGCAGGCGTGCCGGCTGCGCTTCCGGCCGATCATGATGACGACGCTGGCGGCATTGTTCGGCGCGCTGCCGCTGGCGATCGAAAGCGGCACCGGCTCCGAGCTGCGGTTTCCGCTCGGCATCTCGATCATCGGCGGCCTGCTGCTCAGCCAGTTGCTGACGTTGTACACCACCCCGGTGATCTATCTGGCGCTCGATCGCATCAATCGGAAGCTGGAGCGGGCGCTGCCGCCGGTTCCGCCGGCGACGCCATCGCCGCCGCTGGCCGGCGTCGGGGAGGGGCTGTAA
- a CDS encoding efflux RND transporter permease subunit translates to MASMSDPFIRRPVGTTLLAIGLFLVGMVAYAVLPVAALPNVDFPMIMVSASRPGAAPSVMASTVAAPLERRLGEIAGLDQITSTSSLGNTRIQLQFSIGRNVDSAARDVQAAINAAVSDLPTDLPTLPKFRKFNSAAAPVYILALTSKTMPASAIYDVADTVLAQRISQVPGVGDVTVSGADQPAVRIALNPVALSNAGISTDDVRTAIINANPVGPVGAFDGPRLTETLSTNPQMRTAEEFRSIVIKSDANGTVRLSDVATVSDATRNARTIAWYNKQPAVIIQITKQGDANVIETVDRVKALLPELKQWIPAGVEISVLADRTGTIRASVDDMQWTLLATAVLVMAVVLVFLRRLTPTIAAGVSVPLALAGTCAGMWISGFSINNLSLMALAIAVGFVVDDAIVMIENMYRNLERGMAPLPAAIEGARQIGFTVLSISLSLVAAFAPLIFMDGLIGRLLREFSLTLTFAIVVSTVVSLTVTPMICAHYIRAEASPKQTWFDRAVEGTLNRIVGFYAWTLRGVLSVPWLTIVVFVATIALTVTLYIKVPKGYFPIDDSGFIIGSTRASADISFQSMRKLQEELADIVMADPAVSGVGSVLGGGGPGAGGANRGTMFINLKPSAEREGVTTQMVIDRLRRQLSRVAGIRLFMFAAQDLRGGGRSSESNYQYTLSSPDLDLLQKWAPIVAKRMQTVDGITDVTSDRDDGGLELTLSIDRTMASRLGVRIQDIDNALNNAFSQRQIATIYTQRNQYQVVLEIEPNFQTDPTDLKRIYVDSSSGDQVPLSAVVRAERGLAALAVAHTQGVPSTTVSFNTLPDVPLQEATANIQRAVDELHMPEGIRGSFDGNAGDFRATSNKQPLLILAAFIAMYIVLGVLYESLAHPLTIISTLPSAGLGALLALLVTGTELSVIAFVGIIMLIGIVKKNGIMMVDFALEAERERGLPSADAIFEACIVRFRPILMTTLAALFAAIPLVVAVGPGTELRRPLGITIIGGLFVSQVLTLYTTPVIYLLIDRVRQRRWRRGAPAAVPAE, encoded by the coding sequence ATGGCCTCGATGTCCGACCCGTTCATCCGAAGGCCGGTCGGCACCACGCTGCTGGCGATCGGATTGTTTCTGGTCGGCATGGTCGCCTATGCGGTGTTGCCGGTGGCGGCACTGCCGAACGTCGATTTCCCGATGATCATGGTGTCGGCGTCGCGGCCGGGCGCGGCGCCATCGGTGATGGCCTCAACCGTCGCGGCGCCGCTGGAGCGGCGGCTCGGCGAAATCGCGGGGCTCGATCAGATCACTTCGACCAGTTCGCTCGGCAACACCCGCATTCAGTTGCAGTTCTCGATCGGCCGCAACGTCGACAGCGCCGCGCGCGATGTGCAAGCGGCGATCAACGCCGCGGTCAGCGACCTGCCGACCGACCTGCCGACGCTGCCCAAGTTCCGCAAGTTCAACTCCGCGGCGGCACCCGTCTACATCCTGGCGCTGACCTCCAAGACGATGCCGGCGAGCGCGATCTACGATGTCGCTGACACCGTACTGGCGCAGCGCATCTCGCAGGTGCCGGGTGTCGGCGACGTCACGGTCTCAGGCGCCGACCAGCCCGCCGTGCGGATCGCACTCAATCCGGTCGCTCTGTCCAACGCCGGCATCTCCACTGACGACGTCCGCACCGCGATCATCAACGCCAATCCGGTCGGCCCGGTCGGCGCGTTCGACGGACCGCGGCTGACCGAAACGCTCTCGACCAATCCGCAGATGCGTACCGCGGAGGAGTTCCGCAGCATCGTCATCAAGAGCGATGCGAACGGTACGGTGCGGTTGTCGGATGTCGCCACCGTCAGCGATGCGACCCGCAACGCCCGCACCATCGCCTGGTACAACAAGCAGCCGGCGGTGATCATCCAGATCACCAAGCAGGGCGACGCCAACGTCATCGAGACCGTCGACCGGGTCAAGGCGCTGCTGCCCGAGCTGAAGCAGTGGATTCCGGCCGGCGTCGAGATCTCGGTGCTGGCCGATCGCACCGGTACGATCCGCGCCAGCGTCGACGACATGCAGTGGACGCTGCTGGCGACTGCGGTGCTGGTGATGGCGGTGGTGCTGGTGTTCCTCCGCCGGCTGACGCCGACGATCGCAGCCGGCGTGTCGGTGCCGCTGGCGCTCGCCGGCACCTGTGCCGGGATGTGGATCAGCGGGTTTTCGATCAACAATCTGTCGCTGATGGCGCTGGCGATCGCGGTCGGCTTCGTCGTCGACGATGCGATCGTGATGATCGAGAACATGTACCGCAACCTCGAGCGCGGCATGGCGCCGCTGCCGGCCGCGATCGAGGGCGCCCGGCAGATCGGCTTCACCGTGCTGTCGATCAGCCTGTCGCTGGTTGCCGCCTTCGCGCCGTTGATCTTCATGGACGGCCTGATCGGACGGCTGCTGCGCGAGTTCTCGCTGACGCTGACGTTCGCGATCGTGGTCTCGACCGTGGTGTCGCTGACGGTGACGCCGATGATCTGCGCTCACTACATCCGCGCCGAAGCGTCGCCGAAACAGACCTGGTTCGATCGCGCGGTCGAAGGCACGCTGAACCGCATCGTCGGGTTCTATGCCTGGACGCTGCGCGGCGTGCTGTCGGTGCCGTGGCTGACCATCGTGGTGTTTGTCGCCACCATCGCGCTCACGGTGACGCTGTATATCAAGGTGCCCAAGGGCTATTTCCCGATCGACGATTCCGGCTTCATCATCGGCTCGACCCGCGCCTCGGCCGACATCTCGTTCCAGTCGATGCGGAAGCTGCAGGAGGAGCTCGCCGACATCGTGATGGCCGATCCTGCGGTGAGCGGCGTCGGCTCGGTGCTGGGTGGTGGCGGACCCGGCGCAGGCGGCGCCAATCGCGGCACGATGTTCATCAATCTGAAGCCGAGCGCCGAGCGCGAGGGCGTCACCACCCAGATGGTGATCGACCGGTTGCGCCGGCAGCTCAGCCGCGTCGCCGGCATCCGGCTGTTTATGTTTGCCGCCCAGGATCTGCGCGGCGGCGGCCGCTCCAGCGAATCCAACTATCAGTACACGCTGAGCAGTCCCGATCTCGACCTGTTGCAGAAATGGGCGCCGATCGTTGCCAAGCGGATGCAGACGGTCGACGGCATCACCGACGTCACCAGCGATCGCGACGACGGCGGCCTAGAGCTCACGCTGTCGATCGACCGCACCATGGCGTCGCGGCTCGGCGTGCGGATTCAGGACATCGACAACGCGCTCAATAATGCGTTTTCGCAGCGGCAGATCGCCACGATCTACACCCAGCGCAACCAGTATCAGGTGGTGCTGGAGATCGAGCCAAATTTCCAGACCGACCCGACCGACCTGAAGCGGATCTACGTCGACAGTTCGAGCGGCGATCAGGTGCCGTTGTCAGCGGTCGTCCGCGCCGAGCGCGGGCTGGCGGCGTTGGCGGTCGCCCATACCCAGGGCGTGCCGTCGACCACCGTGTCGTTCAACACGCTGCCGGACGTGCCGCTGCAGGAGGCGACCGCCAACATTCAGCGCGCGGTCGACGAACTGCACATGCCGGAGGGCATCCGGGGCTCGTTCGACGGCAATGCCGGCGATTTCCGGGCCACTTCCAACAAGCAGCCGCTGCTGATCCTGGCGGCCTTCATCGCGATGTACATCGTGCTCGGGGTGCTCTACGAGAGCCTGGCGCATCCGCTGACGATCATCTCGACGCTGCCGTCGGCGGGGCTCGGCGCGCTGCTGGCGCTGCTTGTCACCGGCACCGAGCTGTCGGTGATCGCCTTCGTCGGCATCATCATGTTGATCGGCATCGTCAAGAAGAACGGGATCATGATGGTGGACTTCGCGCTGGAGGCCGAACGCGAGCGCGGTCTGCCGTCGGCCGACGCCATCTTCGAAGCCTGCATCGTGCGCTTCCGGCCGATCCTGATGACCACGCTGGCGGCGCTGTTCGCGGCGATTCCGCTGGTGGTCGCGGTTGGCCCCGGAACTGAGCTGCGCCGGCCGCTTGGCATCACCATCATCGGCGGCCTGTTCGTGTCGCAGGTGCTGACGCTGTATACGACGCCGGTGATTTATCTGTTGATCGACCGTGTCCGGCAGCGGCGCTGGCGCCGCGGCGCGCCGGCCGCAGTACCGGCAGAGTAG
- a CDS encoding tRNA-uridine aminocarboxypropyltransferase, which yields MTTEHETHAAELGAPEPECARCGKVLPLCICDTVEPIASRTQLLILQHPQEQDRALGTARLTAQHFKNAEVRIGLSWPSLSKALGRTVHDPSRWAVLYLGSARAAELAEGREILAVDAKGQPEPHQDMILDEIEGVVLLDGTWSQAKALWWRNAWMLKCQRVILDPSAPSRYGRLRKEPRRDGLSTLEAAAMLLSRLEHRPEIETKLLEAFDRMLARFKQVQAERPDLAPKPKKRDWRRKRRG from the coding sequence ATGACGACCGAACACGAGACCCACGCTGCAGAGCTCGGCGCGCCGGAGCCGGAGTGCGCCCGCTGTGGCAAGGTGCTGCCGCTGTGCATCTGCGACACGGTCGAGCCGATCGCCAGCCGGACGCAGCTCCTGATCCTGCAGCATCCGCAGGAGCAGGACCGTGCGCTCGGCACCGCGCGGCTGACCGCGCAGCATTTCAAGAACGCCGAGGTCCGGATCGGGCTGTCGTGGCCGAGCCTGTCCAAGGCGCTCGGCCGCACCGTGCATGATCCGTCGCGCTGGGCGGTGCTGTATCTCGGCTCCGCCCGCGCTGCCGAATTGGCCGAGGGGCGGGAGATCCTCGCGGTCGACGCCAAGGGCCAGCCCGAACCGCATCAGGACATGATCCTCGACGAGATCGAGGGCGTGGTGCTGCTCGACGGCACCTGGAGCCAGGCCAAGGCGCTGTGGTGGCGCAACGCCTGGATGCTGAAGTGCCAGCGGGTGATTCTCGATCCCTCCGCGCCGTCGCGCTACGGCCGGCTGCGCAAGGAGCCGCGCCGCGACGGGCTGTCGACCCTGGAAGCCGCCGCGATGCTGCTGTCGCGGCTGGAGCACCGCCCCGAGATCGAGACCAAGCTGCTGGAAGCGTTCGACCGGATGCTGGCGCGGTTCAAGCAGGTGCAGGCCGAGCGGCCGGATCTGGCCCCGAAGCCGAAGAAGCGCGACTGGCGGCGCAAGCGGCGCGGGTGA